A region of Lycium barbarum isolate Lr01 chromosome 3, ASM1917538v2, whole genome shotgun sequence DNA encodes the following proteins:
- the LOC132633434 gene encoding uncharacterized protein LOC132633434, giving the protein MATLGLRSNTWLHKFRTQTSIRSRSFTTLASLSPIEDTENIQLNETVPSSTSNNNDKSNKSFFPKRGQTLELVCESLAFKGKGVCKVADTGFVLMCDRALPGERFIGRVTRKKDNYAEVKKLKTITPHFDYVEAPCEYALHCGGCKTQNLSYEAQLQAKEQQVHDLVVHVGKFSDHEPEFAGAMKPIVPCDIQFHYRNKMEFSFGPKGWVPAEQLQEKSTEGCVYALGLHAPGFFDKVLNVNKCLLQSDPANEVLAIVQECWRDPELGLSPWNVYSHTGFLKHLMLRTGSNVETGLPELMVNFVTSSDNPEYLKPLVEKITTIPEVVSIVNNVNTSIGNTSVGEKEYTLYGKSTITEILRGLTFQISANSFFQTNTRQAEILYRLIEDCAFLKGDGSEIVLDLFCGTGTIGLTLAKRVKHVYGFEVVAQAVADARQNATLNCINNATFIEGDLNKIDSTFASNLPKPDIVITDPNRPGMHIKLIKFLLKLKASRIIYVSCNPATCARDLNYLCYGVSEQNIEGHYRLISLQPVDMFPHTPHIECVCLLELR; this is encoded by the exons ATGGCTACTTTAGGCCTTCGCTCAAATACATGGCTACACAAATTCCGTACTCAAACATCAATACGTTCACGTTCATTTACAACTCTCGCTTCACTTTCCCCAATTGAGGACACCGAAAACATTCAATTAAACGAAACAGTACCTAGTAGTACTAGCAACAACAATGACAAGTCCAATAAATCATTTTTTCCTAAACGAGGCCAAACTTTGGAGCTAGTATGTGAGTCACTTGCTTTTAAAGGAAAAGGTGTATGTAAAGTTGCTGATACTGGTTTTGTACTCATGTGTGATCGTGCACTTCCTGGAGAACGATTTATTGGCCGTGTTACGCGTAAAAAAGATAATTACGCTGAG GTAAAGAAGTTGAAGACAATAACACCTCATTTTGACTACGTTGAAGCACCGTGTGAATATGCTTTGCACTGTGGAGGTTGCAAGACTCAGAATTTGTCGTATGAAGCCCAGCTCCAGGCCAAAGAGCAACAAGTCCATGACCTGGTTGTTCACGTGGGCAAGTTTTCTGATCACGAGCCAGAATTTGCGGGTGCCATGAAACCCATTGTTCCCTGTGATATTCAATTTCACTATAGGAACAAG ATGGAATTCTCTTTTGGCCCAAAGGGCTGGGTACCTGCTGAACAGCTGCAAGAAAAATCTACTGAAGGATGTGTCTATGCTTTGGGTCTGCATGCCCCTGgtttttttgataaggttttaAATGTGAACAAGTGCTTATTGCAAAGTGATCCAGCAAATGAG GTTCTTGCAATTGTGCAAGAATGCTGGCGGGATCCAGAGTTGGGGCTTTCTCCGTGGAATGTGTACTCTCACACTGGCTTTCTGAAGCATTTAATGCTTAGAACAGGCAG CAATGTTGAAACTGGTCTTCCTGAGCTTATGGTTAATTTTGTAACTTCTTCCGACAATCCTGAATACTTGAAGCCCCTTGTTGAGAAAATCACAACAATTCCCGAAGTG GTAAGCATTGTGAACAATGTGAACACATCTATCGGCAACACATCTGTTGGGGAGAAAGAATATACATTGTATGGAAAATCTACCATCACAGAGATTTTAAGAGGGCTTACTTTCCAGATTTCTGCGAactctttctttcagacaaacacaCGGCAG GCTGAGATTCTCTATAGATTAATTGAGGATTGTGCCTTTCTTAAAGGAGACGGGTCTGAAATTGTACTTGATTTATTTTGTGGGACAGGAACCATTGGCCTTACACTGGCCAAAAG AGTGAAGCATGTTTATGGTTTTGAAGTGGTAGCTCAAGCTGTAGCAGATGCACGTCAAAATGCCACTCTAAATTGCATCAATAATGCAACCTTCATCGAAGGAGATTTGAATAAAATTGATTCAACCTTCGCCAGCAACTTGCCCAAGCCTGACATTGTTATCACAG ATCCTAATCGCCCTGGCATGCACATCAAATTGATCAAATTTTTGCTAAAGTTGAAAGCATCACGCATCATTTATGTATCGTGTAATCCTGCCACCTGTGCTCGTGACCTTAATTATCTCTGCTATGGTGTG TCGGAGCAGAATATAGAAGGACACTACAGACTGATTAGCTTACAACCAGTTGACATGTTTCCTCACACACCTCATATTGAATGCGTTTGCTTGCTTGAGCTTCGGTGA
- the LOC132634377 gene encoding uncharacterized protein LOC132634377, translating into MLHLLEIKATISYIREMQPSGGPDDENMPYFFTLKCEKCGAVTEEQCCYMSGAFPHKGKEVNHVAKCQGCDREGTVTLLPGYGSKFTGGDYTPLMMFDCKGLVPEEYNFNGGWKLVTESGHEIEADLLGGKFTGPKDMNGNCPSVEDCKGRFKVKHV; encoded by the exons ATGCTTCATCTCTTGGAAATCAAGGCTACTATTAGCTACATCAGAGAAATGCAACCATCCGGTGGTCCGGATGATGAAAATATGCCATACTTCTTTACT CTGAAATGCGAAAAATGTGGCGCTGTTACCGAAGAACAGTGCTGTTATATGAGTGGCGCATTTCCCCACAAAGGGAAAGAAGTCAACCATGTGGCAAAG TGCCAAGGATGTGATAGGGAAGGAACCGTTACGCTCCTTCCCGGTTATGGCTCAAAGTTCACCGGAGGGGATTATACCCCTCTGATGATGTTTGATTGTAAAGGTTTAGTCCCAGAGGAATATAATTTCAATGGGGGCTGGAAGCTTGTCACT GAGTCCGGCCATGAAATCGAGGCAGACTTGCTAGGGGGGAAGTTTACGGGCCCCAAAGACATGAATGGTAATTGCCCTAGTGTGGAGGATTGCAAGGGAAGGTTCAAGGTTAAACACGTGTGA